The nucleotide sequence AGTTCGAGAACCAGCGTGTGGGTGGGCAGACAGCCACCGACTATCTGGAGGGCCGCGGCGCCACCAGGGACACGGACCATCGCGTCCTGGCGGAGCTGGCCGGCAAGGGGCTCTTCGTCATGCCGCTCATATCGACCTGGTCCATGCGAATGCAGTCCAACCTTCTCAACAACAACCAGTACGGACCCGGCAGATGCGCCACCGACAGCTGAGTCGGCGGTAGCCACGAACGGGGAACGAAAATGTTCCATATTCTCCGAAGGATGCGCCGTGACGAGCGTGGCCAGGCCATGGTCATTGGCGTCGTAGCCATGTTGGTGCTGGCCGTCAGTGTGATGGCTTCGGTCAGCATCGGGCATGGCGTCTACGAGAAGATCAAGCTCCAGGATGCAGCCGACGCACAGGCTTACTCTCTCGCCGTCAAGGAGGCACGGGCCTACAACTTCCTGGCGTACACCAACCGCGCCATGATCGTTCACTACTCGGCCATGCTCACGGTGATGTCCTTCGTGAGCCATGCAGTGTACCTGGAGCAAACAGTCGGTGGAGCGGCCAGCCAACTCAGGGTCATCCCGGGATTGGGAGCCATCTTCGCTGGGGTAGCAGCAGCCATCAAAGCCTGGCGAAGGACGGTGGACGCCTTCGCCAGCATCCTCATTCCAGTCCTGACGCAGCTCAACATCGCGCTCTGGATTGCACAGGAAGCCATGCTCTACGGCACGCTCCTCGACCTGCTTACCCGGGCCGATGCCGACGGCGTCCTCAAGCGTACGGATCCAAAAGCCCAACCAGGCTTCGCGATGAACTCCGGGCATCCCTACCCGACCAACCTGGCGCAGGCTGCAAATGAAGGCGTTGACCACTCGAACCTGAAGAACTTCCTTCACATCATGGATGACGGTCCCAAAAGCAGTGACCCAAGCTTTGACCTGACCGACCCGACAGGCCTCCGCATGCGCGCCAGACTCCTGCGGGACAACGCCCTGTCCGACCCGGACATGGCCAAGTACCGACTGCTGATGGGCAACCTCGCCAACTCTGTCCGACGTGAGTGGACGGCGGTGGGTACGGGCCCGCTTCTCATCGGGCGCAAGTGGGATTTCGAGATGTGCCTCCTGATTGGCCAACTCCGTATCGAAAAAACGGCAGACAGTCAGCTCAAGAGCTTCTCCGAGAGCTTCGAAGGGAACCGCAAGGACCAGCTCTTCGCATCGGATGACATCAAGATTGAGGTGCGCCCTGGCTGCTCCGGCCTCTTCGATTACAAGACTGTTTTCGAGCTCCGGTTCCGGGCGACCGCGGATGCACGTGGCGGCTTCCACCAGGAGAACGGCGGGCGCAAGACGACGCGCCACCATGAATGGCGGGGCATCACTCCCTTCTTGACCTCGGACACGAGCTTCGTCAGGCCCTCGCAGAATCACTTCGGCTACCCGTGCAACGTCATCCTCCTGTCCAAGGACATGGGCGCCAGACCGACTCCAACCGACGGTGACACGTCCAAGAAGGCCAAGGTCTTCCAGATGGGCAACCTTTCGAGGAATGCCTTCATGGCGGGGCATGGGACAGGCAAATGGGACGACAGCCAGGAGGAAGTGGGCGGAGGCTTCCTCGACATGACCTGGAAGAACGTTGGAGGCATCTACATGGACAATGGCTCGGTGGACGGCGACGCCTCGGACTTCCGTGCGAAGACGAAAGGAATGATGGCGATGGCGGTAGGCCGTGCCATCTACCACCGCCCCGGTGACTGGAAGGAAGAGCCCAATTTCTTCAATCCACTCTGGACGGCACGCCTGGCCCCGGTGAAGACACACTGGGAAAAAGAGGCCCTCAGTCAGATGGTCCCGGAATGGGAATTCAGTCAGCACTGGTTCGGCGACGCCCTCAACTACTGACGGAGATGTCATGCGACGACGTCCCCCCCCGCTCCCACGCCGCCTGGGCCGGAGTAGGTGCAACGCCAGGCGCTCACGGTCCTCGCGCGGCGCGGCAACGGTCGAGCTTGCCTTGTTGGCCCCCTTGCTGCTGGTTCTGGTCCTCTGGGCCAACTACTTCTGGGAGGTACAGCGTGCCCAGCTCAAAGCGACGGAGCTCGCCCGCTTCGTGGCGTTCGAGCGGACGGTTCGCCCCGATGTTGACGCCATCGCCGCCGAAGCTCACGAGCGCTACAAGGATCTCGACGGCTCCACGAAGACGGGGGCACTGGGGATGGGCTATCGCAACCGGCTCAGCGTCAGCGTGAAAGCCCAGGACACCGCGGCTCCGCTCACCCACACATCTCTGACAGCCTCAGGAGCAGTCGCGGGAATCAGCAGCATGGCAGGTACTGCCTTGCGGACCCTTGGAGAGACTCCGGATGATGTCGCCAGGAAGATGGGACTGGACACCCGGAGAGGGGCCGTCGAGGTGGAGGTCCAACTGGTTGTCGAGAATGGCATCATTCCCTACTTCATTGCCCTCTACACCACGGGCTTCATGGGTCAGGAGTTGAATCTCAAGTTTACCGAGCGCTTTCTTCTCTTCCATGACACGTGGCGCGCGTGGGAATACCGAGACCACCCGGGCGACACCCTTCGGCGGGTCGAGCAGCATACGCACGCTCGCATCACCCATGGGTCTTCCGGTGGACCTATCGTCTACGCCGGCGTTGGCTCGGGACCCGCGGGGGGTGGGCAACGCGCCATTGATGGCGTGCTCACGACCTTGAGACTGGATACGCCCTTCTCAGCGACCTACATCCGCGATTCGGTGCTGATCAAGAACGTCCCTGATGAAGGCAAGTTCGAAGCAGCGACAGGTACTCGCACGGCGCCTGGAGACATCTTGCAGGCAGCCTATTGGGTGAACGATGAAGACTGGTGCTTCGGCACCTGCGAGCCCAGGACCATCCAGCATAAGAGAGGCCTCATCAACGGTGCAGGTCGCGGCGACAACTGGCCGATGCGTGCCTACAACTGCCGAGGACCGTACTTTCAGGGCGCAACGAAGTCCGAGGCGCCGGAAGCGCTCTACTCAGAATCTTCGGATGCTCATGACCCACCACCGGCTGTGCCTCCAGGCGATTACCACAACTATGGAGGAGCCGCATGCGCGCCTTAGTCCCCGTGCTCCTCGTTCGCCCTGAGGTGAAAGGCACATGAAGTGGCGCTCGGACCGAACAGGCAGCGTGATGCGGTTGGTCGGACTTGGAACCCTGTTGTTGCTGGTCACTGTCGCGGCCACGCTCCGTGAGCCCCCACACGAGGCCCCGCCCCCGACCCTGCCATCTCCACCCGGAGGGCTTCCCCAGGTAGCGCCCGTTCCGAAGGCAGGGACGGGACGTATCCAGAGCCTGTTCCCCGTCTTTCCCCGGACCACATTCATCCCCATGGGACAGATGGAAGCCAACGGCAACCCTCTGGAGATGGCTTATTTCGAGACTCCGACAGCCCCTGGAGAAGTGCTGGAGTTCTACGCCCGGGAGTTCCGTCGGAGAGGCCACCGCGTCGCCAATCAGCCGGATGGCACCGGAGGCGGAGCGGTGAACTACTATGACACGGCCCGGGGCTCGCTCGTCTCCGTCACCGCCATCGGTGTGGGCGGAAAGCAGCCCAGGACCATGGTCTTCCCTTCCATCATCGAGGCGCCCCAGGGCATCCACCTTCACGGGAGCGCCCCGACGTCGCTCCCCCGCCCTCCCGGTGCCATGACCGTCATGAGGCTGGATGACCGCGGCACGGGGCCCTCCCAGGGCAGTATCACCCTCACCGAGCTCGCCCAGGGAACCCCGCGAATGCTCGCCGACTTCTACCAGGAGCAGCTCTTAAGCCGTGGCTATGCCCCCGTGCAGACCGAGACCCGCTCCGCCGCGCACGGCGTGGAGTTGCGCGTCTTCGAACGACCCGGGGAACGACTCTCACTCGCCCTCTCACCTGTCACCAAGGAAGGCCGACCCGAATCCCTCATCACAGCGGTTGTCGAGGACACCGCGAGCCCCAAGGAAGAATGACCATGCCCACATGGACTTCACATACCTGGCGTTGGATGCGACGCTCCCGTTCCAGGGGACAGGCTGCGACGGAGTTCACCCTGCTGCTGATGTCGCTCCTGCTCATCGGGTTCGGCATCGACGCCTTCGCGCCCGACATGTTCGCGGCTTTCACCATCTACGTGCGCGGCTTCTATCTCGTGCTCGGGTACCCGCTGGGTTGAGCGGCCCCGGCACCTCACTGTCCCGGCACGCGGGGAATGGCGATGGGCACGGTGCCCAGCTCGGGGCGGGCGCCGGTGCCCGTCTTCCGCGCCACCCAGGTGACCTCGGCCTCCCGGACGGACTCCACGCCGAACACCGGCACCTTCTGCGTGGAGACCACCACCACCGTCCCGCCCTGCTCCCGCCGGAAGGTGCGCTGGCGCACCCTTCCCGCGAAGGCGCCTGTCCGCAGCTCGGTGTCCTTCTCCACCACCGGAGCGCCGCGCAGCTCGGGCTGGTCCACATACAGGTCCACGGGGATGGAGATGGGTGCGTTGGGAGGGACGGAGACGGCCAGCCGTTCAACCATGGGGCGCGCACCGCCGACGACCCAGACCACCACCAGCGTGCGCGGCGTCGTGCCGTAGTCGAGCTCCACCTGATACAGCAGGCTGCCATCCTCGCGTCGCGACTCTCCCACGACGGCGGCCCGCACGGGGAAGCGTCCCTGCTTCGAGCTGAACTCGTACTCCACCCAGGTGCCGACCACGGGCTGGAACTCTCCGTAGAGCAGCGGTGGAGGAACCAGGGCCCGCGCCTCGGCCAGGCGGGAGGGGTCCACGACGGTGCCCCCATCCGCCTGAGCCGTCATGCCGGCATCGGCGACGGCGCCCGGAGCGGCAATGACTGGCGCCGCCTCCTGCGCTCCACCGTCAGCGGCCAGCGCTGTCACGGCGACAAGCAACAGATTGCAGCAACACACGACAGTCGGAAGGCGGGCCATGGAGGCAACACTATTCGTCCCCTTCCCGCCACAGGACAAGGGTGATGTCTCGGATTCGGGTCTCCAACACGACACAACGGGAGTGCGCATGAGCAGGGCATGGGCCGTCTTGGTGGTACTGCTGTGCCTCCTGGCCTCACCGGTGCGCGCCCAGGAGGGCTCCACGGCGGGCATGCTCGGGCTGCCGCTCGTCATCCGCGAAGGCGGCTGGGCCCGCTACGTGACGGAGTCCTCGACCGGGCCCACGCAGTTGGTGTTCAAGGTCGGCGCGCGTGGGAAGTACGGCGGCCGGAGCGGCCGGTGGCTCATCCTCGAAGTCGAGGTGCCCTCCACGGGGCGCGTCGCCCTCCATTTCCTCGTCGAAGGGGAGCGCTTCACGG is from Pyxidicoccus trucidator and encodes:
- a CDS encoding TadE/TadG family type IV pilus assembly protein, giving the protein MFHILRRMRRDERGQAMVIGVVAMLVLAVSVMASVSIGHGVYEKIKLQDAADAQAYSLAVKEARAYNFLAYTNRAMIVHYSAMLTVMSFVSHAVYLEQTVGGAASQLRVIPGLGAIFAGVAAAIKAWRRTVDAFASILIPVLTQLNIALWIAQEAMLYGTLLDLLTRADADGVLKRTDPKAQPGFAMNSGHPYPTNLAQAANEGVDHSNLKNFLHIMDDGPKSSDPSFDLTDPTGLRMRARLLRDNALSDPDMAKYRLLMGNLANSVRREWTAVGTGPLLIGRKWDFEMCLLIGQLRIEKTADSQLKSFSESFEGNRKDQLFASDDIKIEVRPGCSGLFDYKTVFELRFRATADARGGFHQENGGRKTTRHHEWRGITPFLTSDTSFVRPSQNHFGYPCNVILLSKDMGARPTPTDGDTSKKAKVFQMGNLSRNAFMAGHGTGKWDDSQEEVGGGFLDMTWKNVGGIYMDNGSVDGDASDFRAKTKGMMAMAVGRAIYHRPGDWKEEPNFFNPLWTARLAPVKTHWEKEALSQMVPEWEFSQHWFGDALNY
- a CDS encoding pilus assembly protein: MLLVLVLWANYFWEVQRAQLKATELARFVAFERTVRPDVDAIAAEAHERYKDLDGSTKTGALGMGYRNRLSVSVKAQDTAAPLTHTSLTASGAVAGISSMAGTALRTLGETPDDVARKMGLDTRRGAVEVEVQLVVENGIIPYFIALYTTGFMGQELNLKFTERFLLFHDTWRAWEYRDHPGDTLRRVEQHTHARITHGSSGGPIVYAGVGSGPAGGGQRAIDGVLTTLRLDTPFSATYIRDSVLIKNVPDEGKFEAATGTRTAPGDILQAAYWVNDEDWCFGTCEPRTIQHKRGLINGAGRGDNWPMRAYNCRGPYFQGATKSEAPEALYSESSDAHDPPPAVPPGDYHNYGGAACAP